TGGTATTAGTGGTTTGTGTTAGTGTATCAGTGGTTGGTATTAGTGTATTAGTGGTTGGTATCAGTGTATTAGTGGTTGGTATCAGTGTATGAGTGGTCATATCAGTGATTGATATCTGTGCAACATTGGGCGGCATCAATGTATCAGTGTTTGGTGTCAGTATATCAATGGTCGTATCGGTGTTTCAGTAGTTGGTATTAGTGTATCAATGTTTGGTATCAGTGTATGAGCGGTAATATCAGTGTTTGATATCTGAGCATCATTGGTTGGGGTCATTGTATCGGTGTTTGGAATCAGTGACCAGTGAATAAGTGGTCGATATCAATGTATCCGTGGTGACACCAACCACTGACACTCGTCAGTGGTTGGTATCAAAGTATTAGTGGTTGTATTAGTGTATCAAGGTTTGGTATCAGTGTACGAGTGGTCATGTCAGTGATTGATATCCGTGCAACATTGGGCGGCATCAACGTATCAGTGTTTGGTATCAGTGTATAAGCGGTAATATCGATATCTGAGCATCAGTGGTTGGTATCAACGTATCAGTGTTTGTTATCGGTGTATCAATGGTCGTATCGGTGTATCACTGTTAAATATCAGTGTATGAGTGGTAATATCAGTGTTTGATATTTTTGTAACATTGGGCGGCATCAATGTATCGGTGTTTGGTGTCGGTATATCAATGGTCGTATCGGTGTATCACTGTTTGGTATCAGTGTATGAGCGGTAATATCAAGATCTGAGCATCAGTGGTTGGTATCAATGTATCGTATCAGTGTATGAGCGGTAATATCGATATCTGAGCATCAGTGGTTGATATCAATGTATCGGTATCAGTGTATGAGCGGTAATATCGGTGTTTGATATCTGCATTATAGGTTGGTATCAATGTATCGGTATCAATGTATGAGCGGTAATGTCGGTGTTTGATATCTGCGCATCATTGGTTGGTATCAATGTATCGGTACCAGTGTATGAGCGGTAATGTCGGTGTTTGATATCTGCGCATCATAGGTTGGTATCAATGTATCGGTATCAGTGTATGAGCGGTAATGTCGGTGTTTGATATCTGCGCATCATAGGTGGGTATCAATGTATCGGTATCAGTGTATGAGCGGTAATGTCTGTGTTTGATATCTGCGCATCATAGGTTGGTATCAATGTATCGGTACCAGTGTATGAGCAGTAATGTCGGTGTTTGATATCTGCGCATCATAGGTTGGTATCAATGTATCGGTATCAGTGTATGAGCGGTAATGTCGGTGTTTGATATCTGCGCATCATAGGTTGGTATCAATGTATCGGTACCAGTGTATGAGCGGTAATGTCGGTGTTTGATATCTGCGCATCATAGGTTGGTATCGATGTGTCGGTATCAGTGCGCTCCAGTCCGGCTACGGGCTCCGGTCTCGCGTCCGCCGCTCAGGTGCGCCTCCAGTTCCCGCAGCAGCGCGGTTCTTCCCAGCCGGTCTCCGCGTCTCTTCTCCATGATGACGTCCTCCAGGCTGTGGAAGTCCCGGGCCTGCGAGTGTTTGTCCCCCAGCAGGACGTGCAGGCTGTACGGCTGCCCGCCGACGCGCTGCTCGCCGTTCGCCTTCAACTCCCGGCGGCCGAAGCGACACCAAGCGGCGAAGCTCTCCGAGTTCCTCCAGGCGAGCTGCCGCTCCTTGACGCCCACCTGCTCCAGGGCGCTCAGCACCACCGCGTCCGGGCTGCGGGCTCTGAACTTGTACCAGTCGTTGACGACGCGGCACCGCCGGCCTCGGCTGGCGTCCGTCAGGAAGGAGCTCTTCACCTCGGCTCGGTGCAGGTGAACCACCTGGAAGTCTCCCACGTACACGGCCCAGTGGGGGAACTGGCCGCCGGCCACGAACTCCACCAGGTCACCGGGGCGGCACTTGTTGAGCAGGTTCTCCGGGGAGTAAAGCTCCAGACTTGCAGACTTGCGGCTCTTGTCGAACAGACACTCGTCCAGCCGGTACACCGAGCACTCCACCTCCTCCTCGGGGCCACGCTGGCTGCTTCCCTCCGGCTCGTCGGCGTCCTCGTCGCCGGAGAAAACGTAAGAGACGCCGATGCGAGGACCCTCCTCTCGGTCCTCGCCGTGCGGATCCGCGGTGGGAACTTCTGCGTAACTTAGACGCGACGCTTGGTTCCCCATGCGGTCACAGGGCGGCAAACATCGGCGCAAAATGAACATTCATGTCGGATTAAGGCTGAATCAACAAGTGGACACAAACAGGGAGGAGCTTGAGAAAACTAACCCCGCCTTCCGTACTCCTCCTCCCGCTTACCTGAACGCTCCTCCCGCTGCACCGAGGACCGCAAACAAACCCAACATTTGTCGGTAAAAACCCAACATTTGTCGGTTATAAAATCAAGCAtttgtcagtaaaaaaaaaaaacatttgttggtAAAATTCCGTCCAGTCACGTCTTCCGTCAGACCGGCAGGCCGACAACAACGCTCAAGTTCCGGCTGTCAGGATCTCCAAGCACCGCCGCGCGACAGGGAGGAGCTTGAGAAAACTAACCCCGCCTTCCGTACTCCTCCTCCCGCTTACCTGAACGCTCCTCCCGCTGCTCCGAGGACCGCAAACAAACCCACCATTTGTCGGTAAAAACCCAACATTTGTCGGTTATAAAATCAAGCAtttgtcagtaaaaaaaaaaaacatttgttggtAAAATTCCGTCCAGTCACGTCTTCCGTCAGACCGGCAACAACGCTCAAGTTCCGGCTGTCAGGATCTCCAAGCACCGCCGCGCGACAGGGAGGAGCTTGAGAAAACTAACCCCGCCTTCCGTACTCCTCCTCCCGCTGCTCCGAGGACCGCAAACAAACCCACCATTTGTCGGTAAAAACCCAACATTTGTCGGTAAAAACCCAACATTTGTCGGTTATAAAATCAAGCAtttgtcagtaaaaaaaaaaaacatttgttggtAAAATTCCGTCCAGTCACGTCTTCCGTCAGACCGGCAGGCCGACAACAACGCTCAAGTTCCGGCTGTCAGGATCTCCAAGCACCGCCGCGCGACAGGGAGGAGCTTGAGAAAACTAACCCCGCCTTCCGTACTCCTCCTCCCGCTTACCTGAACGCTCCTCCCGCTGCTCCGAGGACCGCAAACAAACCCAACATTTGTCGGTAAAAACCCAACATTTGTCGGTAAAAACCCAACATTTGTCCGTTATAAAATCAAGCATttgtcagtaaaaaaaacaaaaacatttgttggTAAAATTCCGTCCAGTCACGTCTTCCGTCAGACCGGCAGGCCGACAACAACGCTCAAGTTCCGGCTGTCAGGATCTCCAAGCACCGCCGCGCGACCTCCGTGAGGTTCTAGCAGTTTCCGAGCAGAGGTGCCCATCTCACTGCCTGCTTAAAAGGAGCTCTTAAACGTACTGTTTACACTTTAAAACGTGGCATTTTACGTCCGCTTTTGCGTTGTTTTACTGTATTTGTATCCAGTATTACTTCACTTGTATTGCTCAGTCACATTTTATAccgtttttagttgtttttttctcaaatgaat
This Entelurus aequoreus isolate RoL-2023_Sb linkage group LG05, RoL_Eaeq_v1.1, whole genome shotgun sequence DNA region includes the following protein-coding sequences:
- the LOC133649572 gene encoding protein LRATD2-like, which gives rise to MFILRRCLPPCDRMGNQASRLSYAEVPTADPHGEDREEGPRIGVSYVFSGDEDADEPEGSSQRGPEEEVECSVYRLDECLFDKSRKSASLELYSPENLLNKCRPGDLVEFVAGGQFPHWAVYVGDFQVVHLHRAEVKSSFLTDASRGRRCRVVNDWYKFRARSPDAVVLSALEQVGVKERQLAWRNSESFAAWCRFGRRELKANGEQRVGGQPYSLHVLLGDKHSQARDFHSLEDVIMEKRRGDRLGRTALLRELEAHLSGGRETGARSRTGAH